The Gemmatimonas aurantiaca T-27 DNA segment CGCTCCCGCGGTGAGTCGGATCATAGCCATGCCGTGCACCACGGCCACCGCTCCGGCAGTCCGATCGGCAGCCCGGCGGACGACACTCCGGTGGAAAGGGCGTGATGTGCGGTGGGCTGAGTGGCCGGTGCAATTGGGCGCGCGTGGTATCTCCACGACCGTGATCGTGGTGGACATCGATCCGGCGCGCATTGCCCTGACACTCGAGATCGCACGTGACGGTGACGCGCTGGCGCCGTGGTCACTCGACAACGCGCCCAAAGATGCGGTGATCGCCCTCAATGCCGGCCAATTCACCGATGATGGTCCATGGGGTTGGGTGGTGCATCGTCAGCGCGAATGGCAGGCGCCAGGCGTGGGGCCCTTGTCGGCCGCGTTCGTGATCGACACCGCCGGACGCGCCGCCATCCTGCGGGCGGACGAGATTGCCGAGGCCAGACGCCGAGGGGGATGGGAGGAGGCCCTGCAGTCGTTCCCGCTCATCCTGAACGACGGCGCGCTGCCCCCCGGATTGTGCGCGCCGGGCGCTGTGGATCTCGAACATCGTGACATACGTCTCACACTGGGTGTGCTGCCCGATGGCCACGTGCTGCTGGCTCTCACCCGGTACGCCGGGGTGGGCAGCGCGGGCAATCGGCT contains these protein-coding regions:
- a CDS encoding phosphodiester glycosidase family protein; its protein translation is MSRLVACAAGLLLPAFVSVPSALTAQRAPAVSRIIAMPCTTATAPAVRSAARRTTLRWKGRDVRWAEWPVQLGARGISTTVIVVDIDPARIALTLEIARDGDALAPWSLDNAPKDAVIALNAGQFTDDGPWGWVVHRQREWQAPGVGPLSAAFVIDTAGRAAILRADEIAEARRRGGWEEALQSFPLILNDGALPPGLCAPGAVDLEHRDIRLTLGVLPDGHVLLALTRYAGVGSAGNRLPIGPTTGEMATIMRELGVARAVMLDGGLSAQLLVRDGPVTTQWHGLRRVPLALVGRVKAELAPTPTGR